A stretch of the Duncaniella dubosii genome encodes the following:
- a CDS encoding DNA cytosine methyltransferase: MKKANDDIQNTTANIDSKDHDWRTFSFAFPKRKIRLGTTFSGIGAIEHAFKRLGLSAEIVFAGDIDENCKKAYFANYDISEDRWHKDIHKLDATPYDGQVDLFVGGAPCQAFSQRGKHGGFDDTRGTLFREFARIVMECHPKVFIFENVKGMLSHDKGRTWQTIHRTFVEDCGYDVHYQVLNSKNYGIPQSRDRIYCIGFQKDTEFKFPHPINLERSVIDLLETKIHNKYFLKDKGFKFITQTINHKKSYTQINGRIMLCQKRNQQFNWHGDFVFHPYVSSIHQSPDFSSMLHELKNGEEKYFITDNISEYIIQPCEDNYQIMIKEQLSPDFPVAKGWFRKFTPRECLRLMGFDDSFKIVVSDTETYKQSGNSIVVDVLIAILRQLDITKYGYDG; this comes from the coding sequence ATGAAAAAGGCAAATGACGACATACAGAATACAACGGCCAATATTGATTCAAAAGATCATGATTGGAGAACCTTTTCGTTTGCTTTTCCAAAGAGGAAGATCCGGCTTGGGACAACCTTTAGTGGCATTGGCGCGATAGAACATGCGTTCAAAAGATTAGGACTTTCAGCGGAAATTGTTTTTGCTGGGGATATTGACGAAAATTGTAAAAAGGCTTATTTCGCCAACTATGATATTTCGGAAGATCGATGGCATAAGGATATCCATAAGCTAGATGCAACGCCTTACGACGGTCAAGTCGACTTGTTTGTAGGAGGTGCTCCTTGTCAGGCTTTTTCTCAAAGAGGAAAACATGGTGGATTTGATGATACGAGAGGTACTTTGTTTAGAGAGTTTGCTCGCATTGTTATGGAGTGCCACCCCAAAGTCTTTATATTTGAGAATGTCAAGGGTATGCTCTCTCACGACAAAGGTCGAACATGGCAGACAATTCATAGAACTTTTGTTGAGGACTGTGGCTACGATGTGCATTATCAAGTTCTGAATAGCAAGAACTATGGCATACCTCAGAGCAGGGACAGGATATACTGTATCGGGTTCCAAAAAGATACAGAATTTAAATTTCCTCATCCTATCAATTTGGAGCGCTCAGTTATTGACTTGTTGGAAACGAAGATTCACAACAAATATTTTCTCAAAGATAAGGGATTTAAGTTTATCACCCAAACCATCAATCATAAGAAAAGTTATACTCAGATTAACGGTAGGATAATGCTGTGCCAAAAGCGAAATCAGCAGTTCAATTGGCATGGAGATTTCGTTTTTCATCCCTATGTATCCTCCATCCATCAGAGTCCGGACTTTTCGTCCATGCTTCATGAACTTAAAAATGGAGAAGAGAAATATTTTATAACGGATAATATATCAGAGTACATAATTCAGCCTTGCGAGGATAATTACCAGATTATGATTAAGGAGCAGCTTAGTCCGGATTTCCCCGTGGCAAAAGGTTGGTTTAGAAAATTTACTCCACGTGAATGCCTGCGATTAATGGGATTTGATGACAGTTTCAAGATAGTTGTCTCAGATACGGAGACTTATAAGCAATCAGGTAACAGTATTGTTGTCGATGTCCTGATAGCTATTTTACGGCAACTGGATATCACTAAATACGGATACGATGGCTGA
- a CDS encoding LlaJI family restriction endonuclease: MKLLIEEYQYNVADVENVLDGLFTLQDVEQKVSVSYVGYYYNPHPEVRDVVFILPKVLIDEQGLVFGEYEPKDLIHLDDAKMDEKHRKFIYEFAVWIHRAIVVYNDSHEKNEIVLHRQIQDEGKGSHKKKSNTLLDVILSLIRFNKENQQFFTFILKNLHSGFNKINWGKTIARTTAIVQDSSPTYLNPVNKKRQVNFDEELIVIFFSILQYISDTYGFRSNINFGFKLITGAKFKRYLDGFGRTRLRQIKYKYFSDTAVKLWDLCYAFFDKTYKIRVNTSQSEYLLVKSFHIVFEAMIDELIGDTDIPRGLKEQDDGKLVDHFYTYDGLLIDDKADDDIYYIGDSKYYKIGNSLGKESIYKQRTYARNVIQWNLDIWLNGKPHKPNMADPFERIQLFDEVTEGYNVIPNFFISASIDKKTLSYEDYTEPHPNQPPVSRQFKNRLYDRDTLLLSHYDVNFLFVLALYARNNAGTKAAWRHSVRDKFRRAVQDMLKEKFEFYALAAHPDVDASSYFKAHFQETLGKTFRPYENQQLFSLALDREFPADNDRLLTSLGENFYVVPVKLGEDPSDSLSVERSRKGDIESPGGMGKFLTCLVRKEEIGEYGRNNIAKLYQLFYNHEAEGATYVMLNMPGGDISEAKYLLPLIDNTIDGYYDIERISFGSRTKVTKDGQYIPNYPTLRIKIGAYHPLERRCTEGIVPRMANQIWSYAQLQNVMVRTNAYSIGDAGSNLAEEPEFVYGDEEPEDLDYIEN, encoded by the coding sequence ATGAAACTACTGATTGAAGAATACCAATATAACGTAGCCGACGTTGAAAACGTGCTTGACGGGCTTTTTACCCTGCAAGACGTTGAGCAGAAAGTGTCGGTCAGCTACGTTGGGTATTATTACAATCCGCACCCCGAAGTTCGCGACGTAGTTTTCATTCTCCCGAAAGTGCTTATCGACGAGCAGGGATTGGTCTTTGGCGAATACGAGCCGAAAGACCTTATCCACCTCGACGATGCGAAAATGGACGAGAAGCACCGCAAGTTCATCTACGAATTTGCCGTGTGGATTCACCGCGCAATAGTAGTCTACAACGACTCGCACGAGAAGAACGAAATCGTTCTCCACCGCCAGATTCAAGACGAGGGGAAAGGCTCGCACAAGAAAAAGAGCAACACGCTCCTTGATGTTATCCTTTCGCTAATACGCTTCAATAAGGAAAATCAGCAGTTCTTCACTTTCATACTGAAGAACCTGCACTCCGGCTTCAACAAGATAAACTGGGGCAAGACCATTGCCCGGACTACGGCCATTGTTCAGGACAGCAGCCCGACCTACCTTAACCCGGTCAACAAAAAGCGTCAGGTGAATTTCGATGAAGAACTCATTGTAATCTTCTTCTCAATTCTGCAATACATATCGGACACATACGGCTTCCGCTCAAACATAAACTTCGGTTTCAAGCTCATCACCGGTGCCAAGTTCAAGCGATACCTTGACGGCTTCGGGCGTACACGCCTGCGTCAGATAAAGTATAAATACTTCTCTGACACCGCCGTCAAACTTTGGGATTTGTGTTATGCTTTCTTCGATAAGACATACAAAATCCGCGTCAATACCTCGCAAAGCGAATACTTGCTAGTGAAATCATTCCACATAGTCTTCGAGGCGATGATTGACGAACTTATCGGTGACACCGACATACCGCGTGGCCTGAAAGAACAGGATGATGGTAAGCTCGTTGACCACTTCTATACCTACGACGGTCTGCTCATTGACGATAAAGCCGACGATGATATTTACTACATCGGCGATTCCAAGTATTATAAAATCGGCAATTCGCTCGGTAAGGAATCCATCTACAAACAGCGCACCTATGCGCGTAATGTAATCCAATGGAATCTTGATATATGGCTCAATGGCAAGCCACACAAGCCGAACATGGCCGACCCATTCGAGCGCATACAACTATTCGATGAAGTTACCGAGGGCTACAATGTTATCCCTAACTTCTTCATCTCAGCCTCCATCGACAAGAAAACCCTGTCGTATGAAGATTATACCGAGCCGCATCCCAATCAGCCGCCGGTCAGCCGTCAGTTCAAGAACCGACTTTACGACCGCGACACGCTGTTGCTCTCGCATTACGATGTGAATTTTCTCTTTGTGCTTGCGCTTTACGCTCGCAACAATGCTGGGACAAAAGCCGCGTGGCGGCACAGCGTTCGCGACAAATTTCGTCGTGCCGTACAGGATATGCTCAAAGAGAAATTCGAATTTTACGCTCTGGCAGCTCACCCCGATGTCGATGCCTCGTCCTACTTCAAAGCGCACTTTCAGGAAACCCTCGGCAAGACTTTCCGACCTTACGAGAACCAACAGCTTTTCTCGCTCGCGCTCGATAGGGAGTTCCCGGCTGACAACGACCGCTTGCTGACCTCGCTCGGCGAGAACTTCTATGTAGTTCCTGTGAAACTCGGCGAGGATCCTTCGGACAGTCTCAGTGTAGAACGCTCTCGCAAAGGCGACATTGAGAGTCCCGGTGGCATGGGCAAGTTCCTAACTTGCCTTGTGCGTAAGGAAGAAATAGGTGAATACGGACGTAATAATATTGCGAAGCTCTATCAACTCTTCTACAACCACGAGGCAGAGGGCGCGACTTATGTTATGCTCAATATGCCCGGAGGTGATATATCTGAAGCTAAGTATCTGTTGCCTCTCATCGACAACACCATCGACGGTTACTATGACATTGAGCGCATCTCGTTCGGCTCACGTACGAAGGTGACGAAGGACGGTCAATATATCCCGAATTACCCCACTCTCCGTATAAAGATTGGTGCATATCATCCACTCGAACGCCGTTGCACCGAAGGCATCGTTCCCCGCATGGCAAATCAAATTTGGAGCTACGCCCAACTCCAGAATGTCATGGTCAGGACCAACGCCTATTCCATTGGTGACGCAGGTTCCAATCTTGCAGAAGAACCAGAGTTCGTGTATGGCGACGAAGAACCAGAAGACCTGGACTACATCGAAAATTGA
- a CDS encoding SIR2 family protein: MLTNAQQIKDNKLKQIVEASLFAEYFSSVMYPCITEHITGELKEKYDIVISNYSEFLRIWNAIMSHRSTSLLDKTVNIFTTNIDNLVETAAEKLKLEFNDGFHGHLHPIFREDSFNNVLTKISPIYQNLAQIPIFNYIKIHGSINWIESTIESGYLTYDRPLDLIRKIQDCLKKVPEGHLISKIAPLETIDSLKEKAENIAQGDDYVLPKEITEFMDTYKELVMIHPRKTKFKESVIDSHFYELMRRFSNALEQTNAILFVSGFSFADEHIAKITMRAANTNPTLQIIVFAYTDEKVMEIENNLSLAGSAINHNIQIMSPQLYYEAQDEKTREILDKQCFRTIQKIKMDEDGKTKSKQLVTFQPFSLKVLNNVVFNKLRAIVE, encoded by the coding sequence TTGTTGACCAACGCACAACAAATAAAAGATAACAAGCTTAAACAGATTGTTGAGGCATCTTTATTTGCAGAGTATTTTAGTTCTGTTATGTATCCTTGTATTACTGAACATATTACTGGTGAACTGAAAGAGAAATATGACATTGTTATTTCAAACTATTCTGAATTTTTGAGAATATGGAATGCAATAATGTCACATCGTTCAACTTCTTTGTTAGATAAGACAGTTAATATCTTTACAACCAACATCGACAATCTTGTTGAGACCGCTGCTGAAAAATTAAAATTGGAGTTCAACGATGGTTTCCATGGGCATTTACATCCTATATTTAGAGAGGATAGCTTTAATAATGTCTTGACTAAGATTAGCCCAATATATCAAAATCTTGCACAGATACCTATATTCAACTATATTAAGATCCATGGTTCCATAAATTGGATAGAATCTACTATAGAATCTGGTTATCTAACCTATGATAGGCCACTTGATCTCATCCGTAAAATTCAGGATTGTCTAAAAAAGGTGCCAGAGGGACATTTGATTTCTAAAATTGCTCCATTGGAAACAATTGATTCACTAAAGGAGAAGGCAGAAAACATAGCACAGGGGGATGACTATGTTTTGCCAAAGGAAATCACTGAGTTCATGGATACATATAAAGAACTCGTTATGATACATCCCCGTAAAACAAAATTCAAAGAGAGCGTTATTGATTCCCACTTTTATGAATTGATGAGACGTTTTTCAAACGCCTTGGAACAAACTAACGCAATCTTATTTGTTTCCGGTTTTTCATTCGCCGACGAACACATCGCAAAGATAACTATGCGAGCTGCAAATACAAATCCAACACTTCAAATAATAGTATTTGCATATACAGACGAAAAGGTGATGGAGATTGAAAATAATCTAAGCTTAGCTGGAAGTGCAATAAACCATAACATTCAGATTATGTCTCCACAGCTATACTATGAAGCACAAGATGAAAAGACGCGGGAGATACTAGATAAGCAGTGTTTTAGAACGATACAGAAGATTAAAATGGATGAAGATGGCAAGACGAAAAGCAAGCAACTGGTAACATTTCAACCATTCTCCTTAAAAGTGCTGAATAACGTTGTGTTCAATAAACTTCGGGCTATCGTAGAATAA
- a CDS encoding AAA family ATPase: MGNLDIVTNAINNFSHILKIENQIVSLTDNCMDYMSDMPNRNDRDSFFNNFEIRNDNQHSNPLDEPLQVIYYGAPGTGKSYSIDQATDTFGAIRTTFHPDSDYASFVGAYKPTMEDVPMSATYQTKEGTFGEYLTKTKQHPGTEKKIVYKYVPQAFLKAYVAAWSNLDEPYFLVIEEINRGNCAQIFGDLFQLLDRNNAGSSSYAIHADEDIAQFLSSDSKGFAGLSDEQKEAIRTFVLSKDSGKTVSLGQDILDGKLLLLPPNLYIWATMNTSDQSLFPIDSAFKRRWNWKYMPIKYNPLDKKTQQPIDWKFQIGDNLYSWGQFLGKINPEIYTLTESSDKQMGYFFAKADNATGIISEDVFLNKVLFYLWTDVFKDFDVSSELFKNKKANRSFRFTDFFEDSEALGNFIANLNLNIVEIDINSIEDEEPLDGEASENSQSQRDLSRYSINGEGKNNKRQTVLRSLRKYVEANPSLTATQVIEKWNAVNPQLPYFILSTSEYEARIADLPNQRDRYWSVTTGDGEKVYITNQWNANRIREFMNLVNSSDLGIHIEKVSE, encoded by the coding sequence ATGGGTAATCTTGACATTGTAACAAATGCCATCAACAACTTCTCACATATCCTAAAAATAGAAAATCAAATAGTATCCCTCACCGATAATTGCATGGACTATATGAGCGATATGCCAAACAGAAACGACAGAGATTCGTTTTTTAATAATTTTGAAATAAGAAACGATAATCAACACAGCAACCCCCTTGACGAGCCGTTGCAGGTGATTTACTATGGCGCGCCGGGTACGGGCAAGTCTTATTCCATCGACCAAGCTACTGACACGTTTGGCGCGATACGCACAACATTCCATCCGGACAGTGACTATGCTTCATTTGTCGGGGCATATAAGCCAACGATGGAGGATGTCCCTATGTCGGCTACATATCAGACAAAGGAAGGAACTTTCGGTGAATACCTTACAAAAACAAAGCAACATCCCGGCACCGAAAAGAAGATTGTCTACAAATACGTGCCGCAGGCATTTCTGAAAGCATACGTTGCGGCATGGAGCAATCTCGACGAGCCGTATTTTCTCGTTATCGAGGAAATCAACCGTGGCAACTGCGCCCAGATATTCGGTGACCTGTTCCAGTTGCTCGACCGCAACAACGCGGGTAGCTCTTCATACGCCATCCATGCCGACGAGGATATTGCCCAATTCCTCAGTTCCGATTCCAAAGGATTCGCCGGACTGTCAGACGAGCAGAAAGAAGCTATCCGCACCTTCGTACTGTCGAAAGACAGCGGCAAGACCGTTTCGCTCGGCCAGGATATACTTGACGGTAAACTCTTGCTTCTGCCGCCCAATCTCTACATTTGGGCTACGATGAACACAAGCGACCAGTCGCTTTTCCCCATTGACTCCGCTTTCAAGCGTCGTTGGAACTGGAAGTATATGCCTATCAAGTACAATCCCCTTGACAAGAAAACTCAGCAGCCGATTGATTGGAAATTCCAAATCGGTGACAACCTCTATTCTTGGGGGCAATTCCTTGGCAAAATCAACCCCGAAATCTATACGCTTACCGAATCTTCGGACAAGCAGATGGGCTATTTCTTTGCCAAGGCCGATAATGCCACCGGCATTATCTCCGAGGATGTTTTCTTGAACAAGGTGCTGTTCTATCTCTGGACTGACGTATTCAAAGACTTCGACGTATCGAGTGAACTTTTCAAAAACAAGAAAGCCAACCGCTCGTTCCGCTTCACCGACTTCTTCGAGGACTCAGAAGCTCTTGGCAACTTCATTGCCAACTTAAACCTCAATATCGTCGAGATTGACATTAACTCAATCGAAGACGAAGAACCTTTAGATGGCGAAGCCTCGGAAAATAGTCAAAGCCAACGTGATTTATCTCGTTACTCCATAAATGGCGAGGGTAAGAATAACAAGCGTCAGACAGTACTTCGCTCTCTCCGAAAATACGTCGAAGCAAATCCTTCGCTTACCGCCACACAAGTAATCGAGAAATGGAATGCTGTAAACCCGCAGCTTCCTTACTTCATTCTTTCTACATCAGAATATGAAGCTCGAATCGCTGATTTACCAAATCAGCGCGACCGCTATTGGTCCGTCACAACCGGAGATGGCGAAAAGGTTTATATCACAAATCAATGGAATGCGAACCGCATCAGGGAGTTTATGAACCTTGTAAATAGCTCTGACCTTGGCATCCACATCGAAAAAGTGTCTGAATGA
- a CDS encoding IS4 family transposase gives MKVTTTLRDNGKVNQIVPIMQEHLGSVMNLARIKLLAFVLQALCVVQTVSLHKIASAMPTCVERDSNLRRLQRFLAGYALNLDLIAKVIFALLPVKTGLVLSLDRTNWKFGEVNINILMLGVTYKGVAFPLLFTMLDKRGNSNWKERTWLIDRFIRLFGAECIDSLVADREFVGKEWVEYLNNRRIRYYLRIKQNFWLRNPKSCQDVRAWHLFHGLKLGQERVYDKLFLLKGEYVYISGALLKNSDGVPELQILICYNRPEEAVATYKQRWQIETCFRAMKSSGFNIEDTHLRDINRIARLTAMVCMALVWAYLVGEHKDINIKPIRILKHGRKAKSLVKYGLEEIATILLRPAYTTKFDVFKFLSCT, from the coding sequence ATGAAAGTTACGACAACTCTCAGGGACAATGGCAAAGTTAATCAAATTGTCCCGATTATGCAAGAGCATCTTGGCTCGGTAATGAATCTTGCCCGCATAAAATTGCTTGCGTTTGTTCTTCAGGCACTTTGCGTTGTGCAGACAGTCAGTCTCCACAAGATAGCATCTGCAATGCCTACGTGTGTGGAGCGTGATTCCAACCTGCGCCGTCTGCAAAGGTTCCTTGCCGGATATGCCCTCAACCTTGACCTTATCGCCAAAGTGATATTTGCTCTTCTGCCCGTCAAGACAGGACTGGTCCTGAGCCTTGACCGCACCAACTGGAAATTCGGTGAGGTCAACATCAATATCCTTATGCTTGGTGTCACTTACAAGGGTGTTGCCTTTCCTCTGCTCTTTACCATGCTCGACAAACGCGGCAATTCCAATTGGAAAGAACGGACGTGGCTGATTGATAGATTTATACGATTGTTCGGAGCCGAGTGTATCGACTCTCTTGTTGCCGACCGCGAGTTTGTCGGCAAGGAATGGGTCGAATATCTCAACAACAGACGCATCCGATACTATCTGCGGATTAAACAGAATTTTTGGTTGCGCAATCCCAAATCCTGCCAGGATGTCAGGGCGTGGCATCTGTTTCACGGTCTTAAGCTCGGCCAGGAACGTGTCTACGACAAGCTGTTTCTCCTCAAAGGGGAATATGTCTATATTTCCGGAGCCTTGCTGAAAAACTCCGATGGCGTGCCTGAACTGCAAATTCTGATTTGTTATAACCGCCCCGAAGAGGCCGTTGCCACTTACAAACAACGATGGCAGATTGAGACATGCTTCAGAGCTATGAAATCCTCCGGCTTCAACATCGAGGACACCCACCTGCGCGACATCAACCGCATCGCTCGTCTTACGGCGATGGTCTGCATGGCTCTTGTATGGGCGTATCTCGTTGGTGAACATAAAGATATAAATATTAAACCGATAAGGATTCTGAAACATGGAAGAAAGGCAAAGTCGCTTGTCAAGTATGGTTTGGAGGAGATTGCGACCATACTTCTGCGTCCGGCTTATACTACTAAATTCGATGTTTTCAAATTTTTGTCATGTACTTAA
- a CDS encoding helicase HerA domain-containing protein encodes MSKQNCLKDSIFRIGEIYAVNGREITIKVDKNKNLSHILYQGQLVKNVSVGSYLKIKKGFNRLVAKVEGELLKENHINEDYHSQEDRLFRFLIVKIIGYFDGSMYHKGIKEIPLIGDICYLLDNEEFALIHRFAAPDEIAINLGHIISDENIPVEISIDKLFASHVGIFGNTGSGKSHTLAKLYQELFAKMGQYKKFKETARFVLFDFNGEYSSNDVITPSKTIFNLSSMSGTKDKLPISLDDLIRLETLSILSDATEKTQQPFLKRTIRLYNRVTQHETYEEIENHFKNLIKKFFSR; translated from the coding sequence ATGTCAAAACAAAATTGCCTCAAAGATTCAATTTTTAGAATTGGAGAGATTTATGCTGTAAATGGTCGCGAAATAACCATCAAAGTAGATAAGAATAAAAACTTATCACATATTCTTTATCAAGGCCAGTTGGTGAAGAATGTATCTGTCGGCAGTTATCTCAAAATCAAGAAGGGATTTAATCGCCTCGTTGCAAAAGTAGAGGGAGAGCTTCTTAAGGAGAATCACATTAATGAGGATTATCATAGTCAAGAGGATCGATTATTCCGCTTCCTAATCGTAAAAATCATTGGGTATTTTGATGGATCTATGTATCATAAAGGTATTAAAGAAATCCCACTGATTGGTGACATTTGCTATTTATTGGACAATGAGGAATTTGCGTTAATACATAGATTTGCTGCTCCCGATGAGATTGCCATAAATCTAGGCCATATCATAAGTGATGAAAATATACCTGTAGAGATAAGTATCGATAAACTCTTTGCATCACATGTTGGAATTTTTGGAAACACAGGTAGTGGGAAAAGTCATACACTTGCAAAGCTTTATCAAGAGCTGTTTGCAAAAATGGGTCAGTATAAAAAATTCAAAGAAACAGCGAGATTTGTTCTATTTGACTTCAATGGTGAATATTCATCCAATGACGTTATAACACCATCAAAGACTATTTTCAATTTGTCTTCTATGTCGGGAACAAAAGATAAGCTGCCTATTTCATTAGATGATTTAATACGTCTGGAAACCCTTAGTATTCTTTCTGACGCAACGGAAAAAACTCAGCAACCGTTTCTTAAAAGAACAATTAGACTATATAATAGAGTAACTCAACACGAGACCTACGAAGAAATTGAGAATCACTTTAAGAATTTGATAAAGAAATTTTTTAGTAGATGA
- a CDS encoding ATP-binding protein — MTEDWADKSVFDGIDLYNTGSIHIIGTKIFLDSDNYDENINRLVLSSMLEEYKIPNNPLERFVAFLYLRLIMDVVENRANNEHIAPVVRRLESFIADMPNVFDVSNDTDIFKGNNISIINLNDLKIELKKLIPLMISMSLYRKHKVKTKGSLRFLNIIIDEAHNILSTQSKRETESWKDYRLETYEEIIKEGRKFGVFLTISSQRPSDISPTIVSQLHNYLIHRLVNNRDVEMIEKAVAYLDKISIESLPILPVGACILSGQIADLPIVMQVSQLPLSVQPRAKLSNCLKIGSTMNVMMNMKMTIT, encoded by the coding sequence TTGACTGAAGATTGGGCAGATAAATCTGTTTTTGATGGCATTGATCTATATAATACTGGTTCAATACATATTATAGGAACAAAGATTTTTCTTGATTCAGACAACTACGATGAAAATATCAATCGGTTAGTGCTTAGCTCCATGTTGGAGGAATACAAGATTCCAAATAATCCACTTGAACGATTTGTCGCATTTCTTTACCTTCGTTTAATAATGGACGTTGTTGAGAATAGAGCTAATAATGAGCATATTGCTCCCGTTGTTAGGCGACTTGAATCATTCATTGCAGACATGCCTAATGTATTTGATGTTAGCAATGATACGGATATCTTTAAAGGGAACAATATTTCAATCATAAATCTCAATGATTTAAAGATTGAATTAAAAAAACTAATTCCTTTAATGATTTCGATGTCATTATATCGCAAACATAAAGTTAAGACAAAGGGGAGTTTGCGATTTTTGAACATTATTATAGATGAAGCCCATAATATCCTTTCTACTCAATCTAAGCGAGAAACAGAGAGTTGGAAAGATTATAGACTTGAGACTTATGAAGAAATTATTAAAGAAGGACGCAAATTTGGAGTTTTCTTAACAATATCAAGCCAACGCCCATCGGATATATCTCCTACCATTGTTTCTCAGTTGCATAATTACCTAATCCATCGTCTTGTCAACAATAGAGATGTGGAGATGATAGAGAAGGCTGTTGCTTATTTAGATAAGATTTCGATTGAATCATTGCCAATACTTCCCGTAGGGGCTTGTATACTTTCAGGTCAGATTGCAGACTTGCCTATAGTCATGCAAGTCTCTCAGTTGCCTCTATCTGTTCAACCAAGAGCCAAACTATCAAATTGTCTGAAAATTGGGTCGACGATGAATGTAATGATGAATATGAAGATGACGATTACATAG